Genomic segment of Nocardiopsis mwathae:
GCGACCGGTGGCGACCCCAGGCCGATACAGGACCGGCTGATCTCCGTCGAGTACGACGAGAGGTCCGGGGTCGAGACGCGTATGTACCGCAGGGAGCGGGTCGACCTGGTGCAGCGGATCTACGACGACGTCGAGGCCGACCTCGCGGTGGACGACGAATTCACCCCCGAGGAGCAGTCGGCGCTACTGGAGAAGGCGCTGGAGGTCGCGCGCAGCCAGGCACTGATGATCATCCACACCGAGCGCCGGCACCGGCGCCACGTCCGGGGGCGGACGTGGTGACCCCCCGGGTTTCCACCTCTGTGGCCGGATCCGGCCACAGCGCCGAAAACCCGTAGGCGTACCGCGTTCCGTCCGTGTATCGAACTGTCGAGCACGGTTTGCGGAGGTCACGCGTGGCAGTGGAACAGATGTTCGCTTTACCATGATCATCCCCGCTACAGACCCGTATCCGCGCACGTGACAGGGAGGGATCGTGTCAAGCCCCCCTCATCCCCCGATAGACCTCACCGAGCGGGACTGGAAGTACCCGCTCGCCATCACCACCGCCCCTCTGCCCAGGAACAAGGAGTTCATCACCACCACCCTGCCCTTCGGCCCCGGCCAATCCAGCGGCGTGCTGGTGACCGTGAACGAGGGGATCGTCCTCAGCCGACTGCTGCGCGCCTACAACGACCAGCTGTTCGGCACCCCCCGCGCCCTCCTCCGCGAGGCCTCCGGTCTGACGGACCCCCGCATCGACCCCAGGGAGTACAGACGCCAGATCGAACACCGCTACGACCTGGACGCCCCCGTCACACCGAGGCTCATCCGCCGCTACGAAGACGAATGGGGCCTGATCCCGGTCAACCTCCCTCTCGCGGGGTGAGGGCTGCCCGGGTCGGGCGCCGTCCTGCAGCGCCCGGCCCGGCCTTCTCCCCTCCATCGATGATCATGGCGTTCGACGGGGAAAACGGACGGAATCGACGCCCTTCGCCATGGCCATCGCCGGAGGGGCGAGGGACGCCCAGCCGCTCTTTCCCGGGGCACCGGCCCTCTGCACGACTTCGGACGCCTGTGGAACCGGCGATCGCGCTCCGCCATCATCTCCTGTAGACACGGCCACGAGCCGCTCCGGTGCCGCAGGCGACTTCCGGCGCGCCGTCGGCTTTGGCATGGACGCGATGGCTGCAAACGTTTCCTCGACGCCGCAGTGGTCGATGAAATCCGTGAGTTTCTCGAAGACGACGACGCGTGACCGCCCTCGCGGGGCGGGGGCCGGCGCTCCCCGCAGGATCCCGCCTGTCGCGGGGGCGGGCTCGGTGCCGCCGGGCTGGTGAGGAGTGGCAGAACCCCATGTACAACGGAACATGGCCCGCGGGGACGTTCATGTCCCGGCTTGGTGAGGCTGCCCGTGCGGATCTTCTCGGACTGACGCAGACGCGGACGTACCCGACGGGCACGGCGCTTCTGCGGCAGGGGCACGTGGAGAACACGGTCTACGTCCTCCGATCGTCGCAGCCAGGCGACTCCGCGTGCGTCAAGGTCACCTCCCGCCTGCCCAACGGCGTCGAGACCCTGTTGGCGGTCCGCGTCAGCGGTGATGTGGTCGGCGAGATGGGGCCGCTGCGTGGGTCGGCTCCGATGGCGACGGTGACCACGTGCTCGCCGACGATCGCCCAGGCGATCCCCACCCCCGTGTTCATGAACTTCCTGGACAGGAACCGGGATGCGTGGGGCGTGATCGGATCTGTGCTCGGTGATCGCCTGGAATGGGCGGAGCGCCGCCGGACCGATTTCGCGGTGTACGAGGTTCCGGTGCGCCTCGCCCGGGTTCTGGTCGATCTCGTCGACCGCCATGGGGCGATGACCGACGATGGGCTCGATCTGGGGGTGCGGCTCTCCCAGGCGGAGCTCGGCCGGCTCATCGGCGCCCGGGAGGACGCCGTGGGGCAGGCAGTGCGCAGGCTCCGGGAGGACGGCTACATCCGGTCGCGCTACCGGAAGGTGACCGTGATCGACCTCGACGGCCT
This window contains:
- a CDS encoding helix-turn-helix domain-containing protein, which produces MPRPSTDLGAYIAEVGEAVRRRREELGLDRAEFARREPTVSYRLLQAMERGERTRYSDIVLAKLERKLGWEPGSFRDMATGGDPRPIQDRLISVEYDERSGVETRMYRRERVDLVQRIYDDVEADLAVDDEFTPEEQSALLEKALEVARSQALMIIHTERRHRRHVRGRTW
- a CDS encoding Crp/Fnr family transcriptional regulator; protein product: MYNGTWPAGTFMSRLGEAARADLLGLTQTRTYPTGTALLRQGHVENTVYVLRSSQPGDSACVKVTSRLPNGVETLLAVRVSGDVVGEMGPLRGSAPMATVTTCSPTIAQAIPTPVFMNFLDRNRDAWGVIGSVLGDRLEWAERRRTDFAVYEVPVRLARVLVDLVDRHGAMTDDGLDLGVRLSQAELGRLIGAREDAVGQAVRRLREDGYIRSRYRKVTVIDLDGLRAFADLV